Proteins from a genomic interval of Pseudodesulfovibrio nedwellii:
- the rho gene encoding transcription termination factor Rho: protein MNLTELKLKSMQDLTELSMEFGVENPSTMRKQELIFSLLQECASRDGQIFGEGVLEILPDGFGFLRSPMYSYMAGPDDIYVSPSQIRRFGLRKGDVVSGQIRPPKEGERYFALLRVSEIGFEDPKHSKNLVLFDNLTPLYPEEQFKLENGDKNYSARIIDLLAPIGKGQRGVIVAPPRTGKTIMLQTIANSINANHPEVDLIVLLIDERPEEVTDMQRTVKAEVVSSTFDEPPQRHVQVADMVIEKAKRLVERKRDVVILLDSITRLGRAYNAVTPSSGRVLSGGIDANALQRPKRFFGAARNIEEGGSLTIISTALIDTGSRMDEVIFEEFKGTGNMELYLDRHLSDKRVYPAIDINRSGTRKEELLLEDDVLNRVWILRKLLSPMNSIDSMEFLRGKMKNTKNNRDFLDSMAR, encoded by the coding sequence CTGAACCTAACCGAGCTCAAGCTCAAATCCATGCAAGATCTAACCGAACTGTCCATGGAGTTCGGTGTCGAGAATCCAAGTACCATGCGCAAGCAGGAGTTAATCTTCTCCCTGTTGCAGGAGTGTGCTTCTCGCGATGGACAAATTTTTGGAGAAGGCGTCCTTGAAATTCTGCCTGATGGTTTCGGATTTCTACGTTCTCCCATGTACAGCTACATGGCTGGACCGGACGACATTTACGTCTCCCCCTCTCAAATCCGCAGGTTTGGTCTCCGCAAAGGTGACGTAGTTTCCGGCCAAATTCGGCCTCCCAAGGAAGGAGAACGGTACTTCGCCCTGCTTCGCGTTTCCGAAATCGGATTCGAAGACCCAAAACACTCCAAAAACCTCGTTCTCTTTGACAACCTGACTCCCCTCTATCCCGAAGAACAGTTCAAGCTTGAAAACGGGGATAAAAATTATTCTGCACGGATTATCGACCTGTTGGCTCCTATCGGCAAAGGGCAACGCGGCGTCATAGTGGCCCCGCCCCGCACCGGTAAGACCATCATGCTCCAGACCATTGCCAACTCCATCAACGCTAACCACCCCGAAGTGGACCTCATTGTCCTGCTCATTGACGAGCGGCCCGAGGAAGTGACGGACATGCAACGCACGGTCAAAGCCGAAGTCGTCAGCTCCACTTTTGACGAACCGCCGCAGCGCCACGTTCAGGTAGCGGACATGGTAATTGAAAAAGCCAAACGTCTGGTCGAGCGCAAACGCGACGTGGTCATCCTTTTGGATTCCATCACCCGCCTTGGCCGCGCGTACAACGCCGTGACCCCCTCAAGCGGTCGTGTCCTTTCTGGTGGTATTGACGCCAATGCCCTGCAACGTCCCAAGCGTTTCTTCGGTGCAGCCCGCAATATTGAAGAAGGTGGTTCCCTGACCATCATATCCACCGCACTCATCGACACCGGTTCCCGTATGGACGAAGTCATCTTTGAAGAATTCAAGGGTACCGGCAACATGGAGCTGTACCTCGATCGTCATCTCTCCGACAAACGCGTGTACCCAGCCATCGATATCAACCGTTCCGGCACCCGCAAAGAAGAATTGCTGCTGGAAGACGATGTGCTTAACCGCGTCTGGATTCTCAGAAAGCTTCTCTCCCCCATGAACTCCATCGATTCCATGGAATTCCTGCGCGGCAAGATGAAAAACACCAAGAACAACCGCGACTTTCTGGATTCAATGGCCAGATAA
- a CDS encoding CarD family transcriptional regulator: protein MFKVNELVVYPSQGVGRVERIESQEIGGVKADFYIVRILSNNVTLMVPVANAENVGLRSVCCKRLGQEIFESLNDRTGFTGYTGQNWNRRYREYSEKLKSGDLADVAYVLKELFLIGRDKELSFGERRLLEQAMGLVSMELAYSLGRDQENIKEDINEMFADVIAAQEKDD from the coding sequence GTGTTCAAGGTTAATGAATTGGTTGTGTACCCATCTCAGGGAGTCGGTCGCGTCGAGCGTATAGAATCTCAGGAGATCGGCGGCGTTAAAGCCGATTTTTACATAGTCCGCATCCTGAGCAACAACGTGACCCTCATGGTTCCCGTGGCTAATGCCGAAAATGTTGGACTCAGATCCGTATGCTGCAAGCGTCTGGGGCAAGAAATTTTCGAATCCCTCAATGACCGAACTGGTTTTACCGGATACACGGGGCAAAACTGGAACCGTCGCTACCGCGAATACTCTGAAAAATTAAAGAGTGGTGACCTTGCGGATGTTGCGTATGTCCTCAAAGAGCTGTTTCTGATTGGCCGTGACAAAGAACTCTCTTTTGGAGAACGTCGCCTGCTGGAACAAGCTATGGGACTGGTGTCTATGGAACTGGCCTACTCGTTGGGCCGGGATCAGGAAAATATTAAGGAAGATATCAACGAAATGTTCGCTGATGTCATCGCCGCACAGGAGAAAGACGACTAA
- the pth gene encoding aminoacyl-tRNA hydrolase encodes MDYKSAIIGLGNPGSQYEKTRHNIGFMLVDHLLRLGADRKAMRLEQIDESGDYELWHAKFAGAYRLLAKPMTFMNLSGKAVSKICGRHGLSPEKILVVHDELDLPVGRMKFKKGGGNNGHNGLESVQERLGSSDFFRLRLGVGRPEDRFKPISDWVLEPFEKENVEHIPGIITHAAKGLDIFYRRGMGFATQHINSFSLKEE; translated from the coding sequence ATGGATTACAAAAGCGCAATCATCGGTTTGGGCAACCCCGGCTCACAGTACGAGAAAACCCGACACAACATCGGGTTCATGCTCGTAGACCATCTTTTGCGACTTGGAGCAGACCGCAAAGCTATGCGTCTGGAACAAATCGATGAATCTGGTGATTATGAATTGTGGCATGCAAAATTTGCCGGAGCATACCGGCTGCTTGCCAAACCAATGACTTTCATGAACCTCAGCGGCAAAGCCGTTTCCAAAATCTGCGGCCGACACGGCCTCTCCCCTGAAAAAATCCTCGTGGTTCACGATGAACTGGATCTTCCCGTTGGACGGATGAAGTTCAAAAAGGGTGGCGGCAACAACGGTCACAACGGATTGGAATCGGTTCAGGAAAGACTCGGTTCTTCCGATTTTTTCCGTCTTCGACTCGGTGTAGGGCGCCCGGAGGATCGATTCAAACCGATCAGTGACTGGGTTCTGGAACCATTCGAAAAAGAAAATGTCGAACATATTCCAGGGATAATCACCCATGCAGCCAAAGGATTAGACATATTCTATCGGCGCGGTATGGGATTTGCGACCCAGCATATAAACTCTTTTTCCCTGAAGGAAGAGTAA
- a CDS encoding M48 family metallopeptidase yields MIRSLIATLPAFFAALLLTFTPLSEAHANSLLGDKLTLRDENKMGREFDQVIRSQMGMVGDTYITDFVTDVVKRIEDGKRPMPFKIKSAVIANPLMNAFAIPGGFIYIFTGLIQEVTSECQLAGVISHELAHVSQRHVVQRIEKQKKIGLLSTVGVLTGLLLGIASGSGDGAAVGTALALGSSGAATQAMLNYSRDDENEADHVGLNALVKAGYNPQGMPQMFEIMRKNKWFDSGSQMPAYLSTHPGTADRITYLNDRIARMPKEFSQRTDDNTRLHRVQVLVRAKMSPANTALAYWDDKKANGLTPMEHAGRGIALTRLKKMDEAEKAYEIALEQDGNDPLISREAGIFYFKTGRAEKAFTLLQKATIQNSRDAIGLFYLARLQSEAKQYRQAIANMQKVEKLVPEDWEVHHHLGMILGESGDTFGGNLHLAYAGVYSMNLRKATLHAQKAKALAKTDAQQEEIKKLDALIKERAKLKK; encoded by the coding sequence ATGATACGAAGCCTGATCGCTACATTGCCCGCTTTTTTTGCGGCTTTGCTTTTGACTTTCACTCCTCTGAGCGAAGCCCACGCCAACTCGTTGTTGGGCGACAAATTAACCCTACGCGATGAGAACAAAATGGGGCGTGAATTCGATCAGGTCATCCGCAGCCAGATGGGCATGGTTGGCGACACATATATCACGGATTTCGTCACCGATGTCGTTAAACGTATTGAAGACGGAAAGCGACCTATGCCCTTCAAAATCAAAAGCGCAGTTATCGCCAACCCTCTTATGAACGCCTTCGCTATCCCCGGTGGTTTCATCTATATTTTCACAGGGTTGATTCAGGAAGTTACATCCGAATGCCAACTGGCTGGCGTTATCTCACACGAACTTGCACACGTTTCCCAACGCCATGTAGTCCAGCGCATCGAAAAACAGAAAAAAATCGGACTGCTCTCCACGGTAGGAGTTCTGACCGGACTGCTGCTCGGCATTGCCTCCGGTAGTGGTGACGGAGCAGCCGTAGGGACAGCTCTTGCCCTCGGTAGCTCCGGCGCTGCCACCCAGGCCATGCTCAATTATTCGCGTGATGATGAAAATGAAGCTGACCACGTAGGACTCAATGCGTTGGTCAAAGCAGGATACAATCCTCAAGGCATGCCTCAGATGTTCGAAATCATGCGAAAAAACAAATGGTTCGACTCTGGTTCTCAAATGCCAGCCTACCTTTCCACTCACCCCGGAACCGCGGATCGTATCACCTATCTTAATGACCGCATTGCCCGAATGCCCAAGGAATTCTCTCAACGTACCGACGACAACACACGGTTGCACAGGGTGCAGGTTCTGGTACGCGCCAAAATGTCACCGGCCAACACGGCCTTGGCCTATTGGGATGACAAAAAGGCCAACGGCCTCACTCCTATGGAACATGCCGGACGCGGAATAGCTCTTACTCGTCTCAAAAAAATGGACGAAGCCGAAAAGGCGTATGAAATAGCGCTTGAACAGGACGGTAACGATCCGCTCATATCTCGGGAAGCAGGCATTTTCTATTTCAAAACAGGCCGCGCCGAAAAAGCATTCACCCTGCTGCAAAAAGCGACCATCCAAAACTCAAGGGATGCCATTGGATTATTCTATCTCGCACGACTCCAAAGCGAGGCCAAACAATATCGGCAAGCTATTGCAAATATGCAAAAAGTCGAAAAATTGGTTCCCGAGGACTGGGAAGTTCATCATCATCTCGGAATGATTCTGGGTGAATCCGGGGACACCTTCGGCGGAAATCTGCACCTTGCCTACGCAGGGGTTTATTCCATGAATTTACGCAAAGCCACCTTGCATGCACAAAAAGCCAAGGCACTCGCCAAGACCGACGCGCAGCAGGAAGAAATAAAAAAACTGGATGCACTCATCAAGGAACGGGCCAAGCTCAAGAAGTAG
- a CDS encoding 50S ribosomal protein L25 yields the protein MADLLKLNVQERTEMGKGPNRRLRTTGMVPGIYYDAKGANIPVKVAMVPLQKAYSALGSAQVFDLVLEKEGKTETIPSLLWRVRNEPVKGVPEHVDFFGVDLDSEIKVSVHFEITGDSKGVKLGGVMELYRDSIEVICKPLEIPSSIVIDITELDIMDSIHIENVEFPEGVTPVFDENYAVVAVQPAREEEEEIGGDEDEAIVTEVVGEDESE from the coding sequence ATGGCTGACCTGCTGAAACTTAACGTTCAGGAACGCACAGAAATGGGCAAGGGCCCGAACCGCCGCCTCCGTACCACTGGTATGGTCCCCGGCATCTACTATGATGCCAAGGGCGCAAACATCCCCGTCAAAGTAGCGATGGTCCCCTTGCAGAAAGCATATTCCGCTCTGGGTAGCGCACAGGTCTTTGACCTGGTTCTGGAAAAAGAAGGCAAGACTGAAACCATTCCTTCTCTGTTGTGGCGCGTCCGCAACGAGCCAGTTAAAGGTGTACCCGAGCACGTAGATTTCTTTGGTGTAGATTTGGACAGCGAAATCAAGGTTTCCGTCCACTTCGAGATCACTGGAGATTCCAAGGGCGTCAAGCTCGGTGGTGTTATGGAACTCTACCGTGACTCCATCGAAGTCATCTGTAAGCCTCTTGAAATTCCCAGCTCCATTGTTATCGATATCACCGAATTGGATATCATGGATTCCATCCACATCGAAAACGTGGAATTCCCCGAAGGCGTCACCCCGGTATTTGATGAGAACTACGCCGTTGTTGCAGTCCAGCCTGCACGTGAGGAAGAAGAAGAGATCGGTGGCGACGAAGACGAAGCCATCGTCACTGAAGTCGTCGGTGAGGACGAATCCGAATAA